The Microcella sp. genome includes the window TGCCTGCCCTCACCGCCGTCGTGGTCTGGGGCTGGATGTTCGACACCCAGTACGGGGTCATCAACTATGTGCTCAGCCAAGTGCCCGGCGTCGACCTGATCGGCCACTCGTGGCTGATCGAGCCCCTGAGCTTCTTCGGTGTCGCCACCATGATCATCACCTGGCAGAGTGTGCCGTTCGTGGCCTTCACGGTCTATGCGGGCCTCACGCAAGTGCCAGACGAGGTGCTCGAGGCTGCTCAGCTCGACGGCGCGGGTGCCGTCAACCGCTTTCGCCTCATCGTCTTTCCGTACCTCAAGTCGATCTTCGTCGTCATCACCATCTTGCAGATCATCTGGGATCTCAGGGTCTTCACGCAGATCTACGCCCTGCAGGGCATCGGCGGCATTCGAGAGCAGACGAGCACGATCGGCGTGTACATCTTTCAGACCTCGCTCGGCACGGGCGACTTCGGAACAGGCGGAGCGATCGCCGTCATCTTGGTCATCATCATGATGACCATCTCGATCTACTACGTGAAGAAGTCGATTCAAGAGGAGACACTGTGAGCCCAGCACGCGTGCGCCGACGCCTCTGGTCGGTCATCTGGAGTGCGATCGCGGTGGTGGTCTTTCTCTGCAGCGTGTTTCCGGTCTACTGGATGGTCAACACGAGCCTGCTGCCGAACAACCTCATCAGGGGGCCGGTGCCGCACTTCTGGCCAGACGAGCTGACCTTTCGCAACTACGAGCTCGTGCTCTTCGGCGACACTCGCGCACCCTTCCTTCCGGCGCTCGGCAACTCGCTCGCGGTGACGCTGCTGACGGTCATGATCGCGCTGCTGTTCGCCTTCTTGGCGGCGCTCGCCGTGACGCGGTTTCGCTTCAGGGGGCGCAAGGCGTTCATTCTGACGATTCTCGTGATCCAGATGATTCCGGGCGAGGCGATGATCGTCTCGACCTTCCGGGTGCTCGACGGCTGGCAGTTGCTCAACACGATCGCCGGCCTCACGCTCGTCTACGTGGCCACCGTGCTGCCCTTCACGATCTGGACTCTGCGCGGCTTCGTCAACGGCGTGCCGATCGAGCTCGAAGAGGCTGCCATGATCGACGGCTGCACTCGCACGCAGGCGTTCTGGCGAGTCACGTTTCCGCTGCTGGCCCCCGGTCTCGTCGCCACCGGCGTCTTCGCCTTCATCCAGGCCTGGAACGAGTTCTTGCTCGCCCTCGTCGTCATGAGCCGACCCGAGATGATGACGCTGCCGGTGTGGCTGCGCACCTTCCAGCAGGCGACGCAGACCACCAACTGGGCGGCGATCATGGCGGGCTCCACGCTCATGGCCATCCCCGTCATCATCTTCTTCCTCATCGTGCAGGGGCGCATGACGAGCGGGCTCGTCGCCGGGGCGGTGAAGGGATGACCGCGCTCAGCACCGCGCAGGTGCGCGCTCTCGCCGCCGCGACCCTGCTGCCCGGCTTCACCGGAACCTCGCTGCCCGAGTGGCTGTCTGGGCGCTTGCGCGCGGGGCTCGCCGGTGTCTGCATCTTCGGCGGCAACATCGTCTCGCGCCACCAGCTGGCCGCCCTTGTCGGCGAGATCCGCGCCGCCAATCCGCGCGCGATCATCGCGATCGATGAAGAGGGCGGCGACGTCACACGGCTCTACTACGACGTCGGCTCGCCCTACCCCGGCAATGCCGTGCTGGGCCGTCTCGACGACGAGGCCTTCACCGAGCACGTCGCCCGCATCGTCGGCTGGGAGCTGCGGAGAGTGGGCATCGACCTCGATCTGGCCCCAGACGCCGACGTCAACTCGAACCCCCGCAATCCGGTCATCGGCACGCGATCGTTCGGTGCCGACCCCGCTCTCGTCGCCCGGCATACTGCGGCCTGGGTGCGCGGCCTGCAATCGACCGGCGTCGCCGCGTGCGTCAAGCATTTTCCTGGCCACGGCGACACCGAGCTCGACTCGCACCTCGCCCTGCCCGTCGTGCACGGCTCGCTCGAGGCCCTGCGCGGCCGCGAGCTCGTGCCCTTCGCCGCTGCGGTCGCGGCCGAGGCGCGCAGCATCATGACCTCACACATGCTGCTGCCCGACATCGACCCCGACCACGTGGCGACGTTCTCGAGCCGGGTGCTGCAGGGCGTGCTGCGCGGCGAGCTGGGCTTTCGAGGGCTCATCGTCACCGATGCCCTCGACATGGCGGGGGCGAGTGCAGACTCGGGCATTCCCCGTGCCGCGGTGCGCGCACTCGCCGGCGGCAGCGACCTGCTCTGCCTAGGCACCGACACCACCGCCGAGCAGCTCGACGACATCGAGGCGGCGGTCGCTGAGGCGGTCGCGAACGGTGCACTGACTGATGCTCGTCTCGCCGACGCGGCAGACCGAGTCGCCGCGCTCGCGACGGCGTCGGCCGCGCACGCCGATCGGCTGCCGGTGCCCGAGTGGGTCACGCTCGACGACGAGCCCGAGTTCGACGGCGCAGTGCTGCAGCGCGCGATCGATGTGCTGCCCGGCACCGTCGTCGGTGCCGAGAGGGTGCTCGTCGCCCTGCAGACGGTGGCGAACATCGCCGTCGGCGTCGCCCCGTGGGGCCCGGCGGCTGCCGGCGCAGACGTGCGCGGCGTGCACGACCTCGCCGCCGTCGACGCGCTGCTGCTCGAGGTGCCGAGCGATGCGCAGCTCGTGGTGGTGGGGCAGGGCATCCACCGTCATGCCTGGACGATCGCCGCGGTCGAGCGATTGCGACAGCACCGCACCGACACGATCGTCGTCGAGATGGGCTGGCCAGACGCCGCCGCCCTCGAGGTCGACGTGACCACGTGGGGAGCCTCGCGCGCCATGGGCGCGGCGCTGCTCGCCACGCTCGACGCACTCGCGGGCGGCACGGCATGAGCGCGGTGCGAAGCCCCGAGCGCGTGGGAGTCGACATCGGCGGCACGAAGACCCACGGAGTGGTGCTCGACGCGGGGGGCTCGGTCGTCGAGCAGTGGCGCAGCCCGACGGGCTTCGGGCCCGAGCAGGTCGTGGCCACCGCCGTCGCGGCCGTCGAGCGGCTCGCCGAGCTGCGCGGCATCGCCCCCCTCGACTTCGCCACCGTCGGCATCGGAATACCCGGCCGCGTCGACAGTCAGACCGGCCACGTCTCTCACGCCGTCAACCTCGGGGTCGACTCGCTCGACCTCGGCCCGCGCCTCGCCGAGCGGCTCGGCCGGCCCGTGCACGTCGAGAACGACGTCAACGCCGCGGCGCTCGGCGCCCATCACCTCGTGGCTCGACGAGAGTCGCGGTCGCTCGCGTATCTGAACCTCGGCACGGGGCTCGCCGCCGGGCTCGTGCTCGACGGCGCACTGTGGCGCGGCGCGCGCGGAGTCGCCGGAGAGATCGGGCACATTCCCGTCGACCCGAGC containing:
- a CDS encoding carbohydrate ABC transporter permease, with protein sequence MSPARVRRRLWSVIWSAIAVVVFLCSVFPVYWMVNTSLLPNNLIRGPVPHFWPDELTFRNYELVLFGDTRAPFLPALGNSLAVTLLTVMIALLFAFLAALAVTRFRFRGRKAFILTILVIQMIPGEAMIVSTFRVLDGWQLLNTIAGLTLVYVATVLPFTIWTLRGFVNGVPIELEEAAMIDGCTRTQAFWRVTFPLLAPGLVATGVFAFIQAWNEFLLALVVMSRPEMMTLPVWLRTFQQATQTTNWAAIMAGSTLMAIPVIIFFLIVQGRMTSGLVAGAVKG
- a CDS encoding carbohydrate ABC transporter permease, with amino-acid sequence MALAPTAVGTRRRRSGALAPAMLLVPTGIVLLAIIGWPLVQLIIISFQEYGRAQVFGRPPEWVGLQNYIDVLGDSFFWAVLGRSILFAAVNVVLTMLLGTLVALLMMRLHKFFRLLVSVGLLLAWAMPALTAVVVWGWMFDTQYGVINYVLSQVPGVDLIGHSWLIEPLSFFGVATMIITWQSVPFVAFTVYAGLTQVPDEVLEAAQLDGAGAVNRFRLIVFPYLKSIFVVITILQIIWDLRVFTQIYALQGIGGIREQTSTIGVYIFQTSLGTGDFGTGGAIAVILVIIMMTISIYYVKKSIQEETL
- a CDS encoding ROK family protein, which translates into the protein MSAVRSPERVGVDIGGTKTHGVVLDAGGSVVEQWRSPTGFGPEQVVATAVAAVERLAELRGIAPLDFATVGIGIPGRVDSQTGHVSHAVNLGVDSLDLGPRLAERLGRPVHVENDVNAAALGAHHLVARRESRSLAYLNLGTGLAAGLVLDGALWRGARGVAGEIGHIPVDPSGDVCACGQRGCLETLASGSALARLWPEGSVDGRAPRAGELFAAAEAGDAAAVRAAERIVDNIAAAVRILVLTVDVDAVVIGGGLSSLGAPLLGGVRARLAADARTSPFLASLDLGERLLLVPRDVDVAAVGAALVGSTAHPHLEHEPVPA
- a CDS encoding glycoside hydrolase family 3 N-terminal domain-containing protein encodes the protein MTALSTAQVRALAAATLLPGFTGTSLPEWLSGRLRAGLAGVCIFGGNIVSRHQLAALVGEIRAANPRAIIAIDEEGGDVTRLYYDVGSPYPGNAVLGRLDDEAFTEHVARIVGWELRRVGIDLDLAPDADVNSNPRNPVIGTRSFGADPALVARHTAAWVRGLQSTGVAACVKHFPGHGDTELDSHLALPVVHGSLEALRGRELVPFAAAVAAEARSIMTSHMLLPDIDPDHVATFSSRVLQGVLRGELGFRGLIVTDALDMAGASADSGIPRAAVRALAGGSDLLCLGTDTTAEQLDDIEAAVAEAVANGALTDARLADAADRVAALATASAAHADRLPVPEWVTLDDEPEFDGAVLQRAIDVLPGTVVGAERVLVALQTVANIAVGVAPWGPAAAGADVRGVHDLAAVDALLLEVPSDAQLVVVGQGIHRHAWTIAAVERLRQHRTDTIVVEMGWPDAAALEVDVTTWGASRAMGAALLATLDALAGGTA